One stretch of Chryseobacterium oryzae DNA includes these proteins:
- a CDS encoding SOS response-associated peptidase produces MCYRFSTLYTAKEAEQYYNAYEIEEGYYTVDELNGFNYPETAIIMDIAPTEIVVGKWGLFPSWAKEDFQKKTNTLNAKVETIPQLASYKNSVNKRCVIPAKHFYEWQWLDEKGKTKKKFKIKIKDQELFSLAGIYNLWTNPTTGKQLKTYSIVTTAANDLMSIIHNNKKRMPICLNKDLHKLWLDQKPLEMFSYPNLDPELVAVEAEETFADTLFPEVNSK; encoded by the coding sequence ATGTGTTATCGCTTTAGTACATTATATACAGCAAAGGAAGCAGAACAGTATTACAATGCTTATGAAATTGAGGAAGGATATTATACTGTTGATGAATTAAATGGCTTTAATTATCCTGAAACTGCTATCATAATGGATATTGCACCTACAGAAATAGTTGTGGGTAAATGGGGTTTATTTCCTAGTTGGGCGAAAGAAGATTTCCAAAAGAAAACCAATACCTTAAATGCTAAGGTAGAAACGATACCTCAATTGGCTTCCTATAAAAATTCAGTTAATAAAAGATGCGTAATACCGGCAAAACATTTTTACGAATGGCAATGGTTGGATGAAAAAGGAAAAACTAAAAAAAAGTTTAAAATAAAAATTAAAGATCAAGAGTTATTCTCTTTGGCAGGTATTTATAATTTATGGACTAATCCGACAACAGGAAAGCAACTTAAGACTTACAGTATTGTTACCACTGCTGCAAATGATTTGATGAGTATTATACATAACAATAAGAAAAGAATGCCGATTTGTTTAAATAAAGATCTTCATAAATTATGGTTGGACCAAAAACCTTTAGAAATGTTTAGTTATCCTAATTTAGATCCCGAACTTGTGGCTGTGGAAGCAGAAGAAACATTTGCAGATACTTTGTTTCCAGAAGTGAACTCAAAATAA
- a CDS encoding Y-family DNA polymerase, with translation MFALVDCNNFYASAERAFQPHLEGVPIVVLSNNDGCVIARSYEAKDLGIKMGLPAYQLKEFTEKYDIKVFSSNYELYDDMSKRVMKTLSYFTPDIEVYSIDEIFLKFVGFQDFNLFDYGQKMKNAVKKNTWLPVCVGFAPTKALAKVANKIAKKFPDRCNGVYVIDNEEKRIKALKWLNIEDVWGIGRQISKKLISWNVKTAYDFTQLDDYTVQKEFSIVGLRLKKELLGINFLDLEVQERKKAIATTRSFASDEYEYNNIAERVSTFAVRCAEKLRREKSFCSKIEVFLITNRFKENNPQYSNKVVINLPFPTNSDITIAKYAKQALNIIYIDGFGYKKTGVVVHEITPEPYKQMNLFFNESDKHKVLMETLDKLNISKMDPVVRIASQDLKKREKMRREKLSKCYTTKWNDLIEIG, from the coding sequence ATGTTTGCATTAGTAGATTGTAATAATTTTTATGCATCCGCAGAACGTGCATTCCAACCTCATTTGGAAGGTGTTCCCATTGTTGTTTTATCAAATAATGATGGTTGTGTTATTGCAAGAAGTTATGAAGCAAAAGATTTAGGAATTAAAATGGGTTTACCTGCATATCAGTTGAAAGAATTTACAGAAAAATATGATATTAAAGTATTTTCCAGTAATTATGAACTGTATGATGATATGAGTAAAAGGGTAATGAAAACGCTGTCATATTTTACGCCGGACATTGAAGTGTATTCCATTGATGAAATTTTCTTAAAATTTGTTGGCTTTCAAGATTTTAATCTTTTTGATTATGGTCAAAAAATGAAAAATGCTGTAAAAAAAAACACTTGGCTTCCTGTTTGTGTTGGTTTCGCACCTACTAAAGCATTGGCGAAAGTGGCAAACAAAATTGCTAAAAAATTTCCTGATAGATGTAACGGTGTGTATGTAATTGATAATGAGGAAAAGCGTATTAAAGCATTAAAATGGTTAAATATTGAAGATGTTTGGGGTATTGGCAGACAGATTTCTAAAAAATTAATTTCGTGGAATGTAAAAACGGCTTATGATTTCACCCAATTAGATGATTACACGGTTCAAAAGGAATTTTCAATTGTCGGTTTAAGATTAAAAAAAGAATTGTTAGGGATTAATTTTTTAGACTTAGAAGTACAGGAAAGAAAAAAAGCCATTGCTACAACAAGGAGTTTTGCTTCTGATGAATATGAATATAATAATATTGCAGAAAGAGTAAGCACATTTGCAGTGCGTTGTGCCGAGAAACTTCGCAGAGAAAAATCATTTTGCAGTAAAATTGAAGTCTTTCTAATTACGAACAGATTTAAAGAAAATAATCCGCAATATTCAAATAAAGTGGTAATTAATTTACCATTCCCTACAAACTCAGACATTACCATAGCAAAGTACGCCAAACAAGCCCTAAATATCATTTACATAGATGGTTTCGGATATAAAAAAACAGGTGTAGTAGTCCACGAAATTACACCGGAACCATACAAACAAATGAATCTATTTTTTAATGAATCAGATAAACATAAAGTTTTGATGGAGACATTGGATAAATTAAATATCTCTAAAATGGATCCGGTGGTAAGAATTGCTTCCCAAGATTTGAAAAAAAGAGAAAAAATGCGTAGAGAAAAACTATCTAAATGCTATACAACAAAGTGGAATGATCTAATAGAAATCGGATGA
- a CDS encoding LexA family protein has product MILKKMTKNSDELEFFEIKKDGKKFYVELHNSIANGFPSPAEDFSGKRISLDEKFLSKPEATYIGKAKGMSNYPYILPGDYLVIRADLDAKNNDLAIVYIPGDGFSAKKIDLKNKCLKPLNEEFPILTIPEGEIIETRGVVKTIFREVKNLD; this is encoded by the coding sequence ATGATATTAAAGAAAATGACCAAGAATTCTGATGAATTAGAATTTTTTGAAATTAAAAAAGATGGTAAAAAGTTTTATGTAGAGTTGCACAATTCGATTGCAAACGGCTTTCCTTCACCTGCAGAAGATTTTTCAGGCAAACGTATCAGTTTAGACGAAAAATTTTTATCTAAACCCGAAGCAACATATATTGGTAAAGCTAAAGGAATGTCAAACTATCCCTATATTTTGCCAGGAGATTATTTGGTTATTAGAGCAGATTTAGACGCAAAAAACAATGATTTAGCAATTGTTTATATTCCAGGAGATGGTTTTTCTGCAAAAAAAATTGATTTAAAAAATAAATGCTTAAAACCTCTTAATGAAGAATTCCCAATTTTGACAATTCCAGAAGGAGAAATCATTGAGACAAGAGGAGTTGTAAAAACAATATTCAGAGAAGTAAAAAATTTAGATTAA
- a CDS encoding FAD/NAD(P)-binding protein has product MNATSTLALIGGGPAALFMLKQVYDKKLQFKKIIIFERNDRFGVGMPYGKFGSKEEHVANVSANELPKLFESFSEYIKRKPDQGFQNFVKGGNINEYEVIPRLLLGNYLEEQFKIYSSELIKQGIELQLLLNTEVKDIKYSDNIFNIITDNDTFKSDYTVICIGHLWKKTFEDKIENWYDSPYPPSKFTGKNNYPVAIRGASLTAVDAIKTISRNNGIYKEDENGNLEYIVSHESPNFKIHLYSLSGFLPALRFHTEDEAFDTNWTMNNEEINDYKNKNNGFVDLDYVFKKNFIERVKEKDYKFYDRIKDLSIEQFVDEMLKIRNELDSFTLLKAEFTEAEKSIERHQSIVWKEILSAFSYAVNYPAKHFPAEDMLRLKGKLMPLISIIIASLPQSSYHEIMALYNANILEVSSVGKDSDVVPNENYGAIYNIKDDNGSRKIKYDMFVDAIGQKPMNYGDFPFESVKNEQLISRGFLYFKNNDIAEEEIQNGNQNVKQDSTGKYYLLVTGLNIGDNFEKKDIYAVSNKKFYNMSVPFIGGLNPDYSGMDFCDTASERIVNSILDDFNDAATAV; this is encoded by the coding sequence ATGAATGCAACATCAACCCTCGCTTTAATCGGTGGTGGACCAGCAGCACTTTTTATGCTTAAGCAAGTTTACGACAAGAAATTACAATTCAAAAAAATCATAATTTTTGAAAGAAATGACAGATTTGGTGTAGGCATGCCTTATGGTAAATTTGGTAGCAAAGAAGAACACGTAGCTAATGTAAGTGCTAATGAATTACCTAAATTATTCGAATCATTTTCAGAATACATTAAACGTAAACCAGATCAAGGTTTTCAGAATTTTGTTAAAGGTGGAAATATAAATGAATACGAAGTTATACCACGGCTACTGCTTGGAAATTATCTTGAGGAACAATTTAAAATTTATTCATCAGAACTTATAAAGCAAGGCATTGAATTACAGTTACTCCTAAATACTGAAGTTAAAGACATTAAGTATTCTGATAATATTTTCAACATAATTACTGATAATGATACTTTTAAATCTGATTACACTGTAATATGTATAGGACATCTATGGAAAAAAACATTTGAAGATAAGATTGAAAATTGGTATGATTCTCCATACCCACCGTCAAAATTTACAGGTAAAAATAATTATCCTGTTGCAATAAGGGGAGCTTCTCTTACAGCAGTTGATGCTATAAAAACAATTTCTAGAAACAACGGTATATATAAAGAAGATGAGAATGGTAATCTAGAATATATAGTCTCACATGAGAGTCCAAATTTTAAAATTCATTTATATTCATTAAGTGGTTTTTTACCAGCGTTACGATTTCATACAGAGGATGAAGCATTTGATACAAACTGGACTATGAACAATGAGGAAATTAATGATTATAAAAACAAAAATAATGGTTTCGTTGATTTAGATTATGTTTTTAAAAAGAATTTCATAGAAAGAGTTAAAGAAAAAGACTATAAATTTTATGACCGCATAAAAGATCTATCAATTGAGCAATTCGTTGATGAAATGCTAAAAATTAGAAATGAGTTAGACAGTTTTACTTTATTAAAAGCAGAATTCACAGAAGCTGAAAAATCTATTGAACGCCACCAATCTATTGTTTGGAAAGAAATTTTATCCGCTTTTAGTTATGCTGTAAATTATCCTGCAAAACATTTTCCTGCAGAAGATATGTTAAGGTTAAAAGGAAAATTAATGCCGCTTATATCAATCATTATTGCTTCACTTCCACAATCTTCTTACCACGAAATAATGGCATTATACAATGCTAATATCCTTGAAGTAAGTTCAGTTGGTAAAGACAGTGATGTAGTTCCTAATGAAAATTATGGCGCAATATATAACATCAAAGATGACAACGGAAGTAGGAAAATCAAATATGATATGTTCGTTGATGCCATCGGTCAAAAACCTATGAATTACGGAGATTTTCCATTTGAAAGTGTAAAAAACGAACAATTGATATCAAGAGGATTTCTATATTTTAAAAATAATGACATTGCTGAAGAAGAAATACAAAATGGAAATCAGAATGTTAAGCAGGATTCGACAGGCAAATACTATTTATTAGTTACAGGTCTTAACATAGGAGATAATTTCGAAAAAAAAGATATTTATGCAGTCAGCAATAAAAAATTCTATAATATGTCTGTTCCATTTATTGGTGGTCTAAATCCAGATTATTCAGGAATGGACTTTTGTGATACTGCATCTGAGAGAATTGTAAATTCAATACTAGATGACTTTAATGATGCCGCCACTGCGGTTTAG
- a CDS encoding tyrosine-type recombinase/integrase: MSLHFGKIPTELDPEQIHDYLFYLQKKSKSPSQSYFKHTVYGLRFLLKSEGLSYDFLSLPEIKKEKKLPVVLSKQEVWQMLSGCKLLKHKILIGILYGCGLRCMEVRNLRLCDLDFGRKQLKVVQGKGKKDRYLPLSEHLIRGLKKYIEAEKPEDYLFGMPREGRAGGEFDSRYSQRGVQWAVKQASKTANILKEVSVHTLRHSFATHLLEDGMDILSIKNLLGHESIDTTLVYLQIAQLSTQKLFSPLDTLFSEFGKK; encoded by the coding sequence GTGTCGCTACATTTCGGGAAAATTCCTACAGAATTGGATCCCGAGCAAATTCACGATTACCTTTTTTATCTACAGAAAAAATCTAAATCTCCATCACAATCGTACTTCAAACACACCGTTTACGGGCTTCGGTTTCTGCTAAAATCGGAAGGTTTAAGTTATGATTTTTTGAGTCTTCCGGAAATTAAAAAAGAGAAAAAACTGCCTGTAGTTCTCAGTAAACAGGAGGTTTGGCAGATGCTTTCGGGGTGTAAGCTTTTAAAGCATAAAATCTTAATCGGGATTCTTTACGGTTGCGGATTGCGCTGTATGGAGGTTCGAAATCTCCGTTTGTGCGACTTAGATTTTGGTCGAAAACAACTCAAAGTGGTTCAGGGAAAAGGAAAAAAAGACCGCTATTTACCACTTTCTGAGCATCTGATTCGTGGGCTCAAAAAGTATATCGAAGCTGAAAAACCGGAAGATTATCTCTTTGGAATGCCACGAGAAGGAAGAGCCGGCGGAGAGTTTGATTCCCGTTACTCACAAAGAGGCGTTCAGTGGGCGGTAAAACAGGCATCAAAAACGGCAAACATCCTGAAAGAAGTGAGTGTCCATACGCTTCGGCACAGTTTTGCGACGCATCTTCTGGAAGATGGGATGGATATTTTGAGCATCAAAAATCTTCTCGGTCACGAAAGTATTGATACGACGCTGGTTTATCTTCAAATTGCACAACTTTCCACCCAAAAACTCTTTTCACCGCTCGATACCCTTTTTTCAGAATTTGGGAAGAAATGA
- a CDS encoding IS91 family transposase, producing MSGFKTSKKQSVQPQSQPQYEVADVLNILGSKLENLELNSWQLRTLFALKKCRTSALGGHIDACDECGVLSISYNSCRNRHCPKCQGKNREDWIQTRETELLPVPYFHVVFTLPEVLNKTALHEPKMLYDILFESAWETLQTFGKNKNLQMGMIAVLHTWGQNLSLHPHLHCIVPGGGVDENGAWKNIRSDGKFLFPVKALSKVFRGKFCEKLKDKNLEEYPKIRRNLWEKPWVVYAKKPFGSPKSVVEYLGRYSHKIAVSNQRIRKIDAETVTFSYKDYRQKGIKKQMVLSHEEFIRRFAMHILPKRFVKIRHYGFLSSTWKRIKLKKLQQKLGIQPKEKLPPKVFQPKCSCCRVGNLVTIATFDLRGPPSWFLEMSRNLPAPKSAF from the coding sequence ATGAGTGGTTTTAAAACCTCAAAAAAACAGTCAGTTCAACCTCAATCTCAACCTCAATACGAAGTCGCCGATGTTTTAAATATTTTAGGTTCAAAATTGGAAAATTTAGAACTTAATTCCTGGCAGTTAAGAACTTTATTTGCCTTAAAAAAGTGCAGAACTTCGGCTTTGGGCGGACATATTGATGCTTGTGATGAATGTGGCGTTTTAAGCATCAGTTACAACTCCTGCCGAAACCGTCATTGCCCAAAATGTCAGGGAAAAAACCGAGAAGATTGGATACAAACACGGGAAACCGAACTGCTTCCGGTACCTTATTTCCACGTGGTTTTTACGCTTCCGGAAGTATTGAACAAAACAGCGCTTCACGAGCCCAAGATGTTGTATGATATTTTATTTGAATCGGCTTGGGAAACCCTTCAAACGTTTGGCAAAAACAAAAATCTCCAAATGGGAATGATTGCTGTTTTGCACACTTGGGGACAGAATCTTAGTCTTCATCCGCATTTGCACTGCATTGTTCCGGGCGGTGGTGTGGATGAAAACGGAGCTTGGAAAAACATTAGAAGTGACGGTAAATTTTTGTTTCCGGTAAAGGCTTTGAGCAAAGTTTTCAGGGGTAAATTTTGTGAGAAACTAAAAGATAAAAATCTTGAAGAATATCCCAAAATCAGGCGAAATCTGTGGGAAAAACCTTGGGTGGTTTATGCTAAAAAGCCTTTTGGAAGCCCAAAATCGGTGGTGGAATATTTGGGTCGTTATTCCCACAAAATCGCAGTCAGCAACCAGAGAATCAGAAAAATTGACGCGGAGACGGTCACTTTTTCTTACAAAGATTACCGCCAAAAAGGCATCAAAAAGCAGATGGTTTTGAGCCACGAGGAGTTTATCCGCCGTTTTGCGATGCATATTTTGCCGAAAAGATTTGTGAAAATCCGTCATTATGGTTTTTTGAGCAGCACTTGGAAACGAATTAAGCTTAAAAAACTGCAACAAAAATTAGGCATCCAGCCTAAAGAAAAGCTTCCGCCAAAAGTTTTTCAGCCGAAATGTAGTTGTTGCAGAGTTGGAAATTTGGTAACGATTGCCACGTTCGATCTTCGAGGTCCGCCAAGTTGGTTTTTGGAGATGAGCCGAAATTTACCTGCTCCTAAATCTGCATTTTAA
- a CDS encoding DEAD/DEAH box helicase, giving the protein MRLKHYQDKVLKELKEYLSALADAKKEFEEIAELKPHLAKHINFPKEAWEKSTGRIVYSSKTNGLDEPVPDIYLKVPTGGGKTLLACHAIDSIQKTYLKKQTGLVLWVVPSTQIYRQTIKALKDRNHPYRQVLDISSGGKTLIKEKTEMFNRLDVEEHLVVLLLMLPSANRQNKETLKVFRDQGGFTDFFPREDDFEGHKKLKELLPNLDCFTTEMEVFGTQIKTSLGNTLKVLRPLVVIDEGHRAYGENARNTIRNFNPSFILELSATPPPNSNELVKITGRELHEEEMIKLDIHLTNKTSLDWEDTLLASFEKRNDLEKKAKEYEANTGEYIRPICLIQVERTGKDQRDKKFIHAEDAKEYLIKKCNIPESHIAIKSSEKDDIEGIDLFAQDCEIRYIITKQALQEGWDCSFAYVLTVLTNPSSATGITQLVGRILRQPFARKTKVQDLDECYVFTFRQNAKSLVSDIKKGLEDEGLGDIAGRIVSDDAGTDTGGLREREMQYRSGFKKFEGKIYLPKFVVQETESWRNLNFEIDILSDIDWEDINIDEIKNLSLQNKLSKEQEIVLGLSNEEQELLRETGRAEKTGTLEIDEVFLTRQITEIVPNPWYCFQIGKKAIDLLQHKYDRETVATNFVFIIEELKKILDKERNRLSEQVFRNMITDKKLCFFLIENKGGFVLPSRIKVKSNKQLVRNDNTAIQKSLFDYVPEENINDLEKSVAIYLDEQEKLLWWYRNMSRQDYHIQGWKRNKIYPDFIATDKKADKDDYGTVYVLETKGIHLRNEDTKYKQDVFALCNELGAKKAWKELFDEFPDHGFQFQVVFEDEWQNKINELMS; this is encoded by the coding sequence ATGAGATTAAAGCACTATCAGGATAAGGTTTTAAAGGAACTCAAAGAATATTTGAGTGCTTTGGCTGATGCGAAAAAAGAGTTTGAAGAAATTGCCGAACTCAAACCGCACTTGGCAAAACATATTAATTTCCCGAAAGAGGCTTGGGAAAAATCAACAGGTCGTATTGTTTACAGTTCTAAAACAAACGGCTTAGACGAACCTGTACCTGATATTTACCTGAAAGTGCCGACAGGTGGCGGAAAAACGTTGTTGGCTTGCCACGCTATTGACAGTATTCAAAAAACATACCTTAAAAAACAAACAGGTTTGGTGCTTTGGGTTGTGCCGTCCACGCAAATTTATCGTCAAACCATAAAAGCATTAAAAGACAGAAACCACCCATACAGACAGGTTTTAGACATTTCGAGCGGTGGCAAAACATTGATAAAAGAAAAAACAGAAATGTTTAATCGCCTTGATGTGGAAGAACATTTGGTGGTTTTATTGTTAATGTTACCGTCTGCAAATCGTCAGAATAAAGAAACGCTGAAAGTATTCCGTGACCAAGGTGGATTTACAGATTTTTTTCCGAGAGAAGATGATTTTGAAGGACATAAAAAACTGAAAGAGTTACTTCCGAATTTGGATTGTTTCACAACCGAAATGGAAGTATTCGGAACGCAAATAAAAACTTCGTTGGGCAATACCTTGAAAGTGTTGCGTCCGCTTGTGGTTATTGACGAGGGACACCGTGCTTATGGCGAAAATGCGAGAAACACGATACGAAATTTCAATCCGAGTTTCATATTGGAACTTTCGGCAACACCACCGCCAAACAGCAATGAGTTGGTAAAAATTACAGGAAGGGAATTGCACGAAGAAGAAATGATAAAGTTGGATATTCACTTAACCAACAAAACAAGTTTGGATTGGGAAGATACATTATTGGCAAGTTTTGAGAAACGAAACGATTTAGAGAAAAAAGCCAAAGAATACGAAGCCAATACAGGCGAATATATCCGTCCGATTTGCTTGATACAGGTAGAGCGGACAGGAAAAGACCAACGGGATAAAAAGTTTATTCACGCAGAAGATGCGAAAGAATATTTAATCAAAAAATGTAATATCCCTGAAAGCCATATTGCTATCAAATCAAGTGAAAAAGACGATATTGAGGGAATAGATTTGTTTGCACAAGATTGCGAAATACGCTATATCATTACCAAACAAGCCTTACAAGAGGGTTGGGATTGTTCGTTTGCGTATGTGCTTACGGTGCTTACCAATCCAAGTTCCGCAACAGGAATTACGCAGTTGGTCGGTCGTATTTTACGACAACCATTCGCACGAAAAACCAAAGTGCAGGATTTGGACGAGTGTTACGTTTTTACGTTCCGTCAAAATGCAAAATCGTTGGTAAGCGATATCAAGAAAGGATTGGAAGATGAAGGATTAGGCGACATTGCAGGAAGAATTGTAAGTGATGATGCAGGAACTGACACAGGCGGTTTAAGAGAGCGTGAAATGCAGTATCGTTCTGGCTTTAAAAAATTTGAAGGGAAAATTTATTTACCAAAATTCGTTGTTCAGGAAACGGAAAGTTGGCGAAACCTGAATTTTGAAATTGATATTTTAAGTGATATAGATTGGGAAGACATCAATATTGACGAAATCAAAAATCTTTCGTTGCAAAACAAATTGAGTAAAGAGCAAGAAATTGTTTTGGGATTGAGCAATGAAGAACAGGAATTATTGAGAGAAACAGGCAGAGCAGAAAAGACAGGAACGTTGGAAATTGACGAAGTTTTTCTGACAAGACAGATAACCGAAATTGTTCCTAACCCTTGGTATTGCTTTCAAATTGGTAAAAAAGCGATTGATTTATTGCAACATAAATACGACCGTGAAACGGTTGCAACTAACTTTGTTTTCATTATTGAAGAACTGAAAAAGATTTTGGACAAAGAACGTAACCGCTTATCCGAACAGGTTTTTAGAAATATGATTACCGATAAAAAACTTTGTTTTTTCCTGATTGAAAACAAAGGCGGATTTGTATTGCCGTCCAGAATAAAAGTAAAAAGCAACAAACAATTGGTGCGGAACGACAACACAGCTATTCAAAAATCGCTGTTTGACTACGTTCCCGAAGAAAATATCAATGACCTTGAAAAATCGGTTGCTATTTATTTGGACGAACAGGAAAAACTATTGTGGTGGTATCGCAATATGAGCCGACAGGATTATCATATACAAGGTTGGAAACGCAATAAGATTTACCCTGACTTTATCGCAACAGACAAAAAAGCAGATAAAGACGACTACGGAACGGTGTATGTTTTGGAAACAAAAGGTATTCATCTAAGAAACGAGGACACTAAATACAAACAAGATGTATTTGCATTATGCAATGAATTGGGAGCAAAAAAAGCGTGGAAGGAATTGTTTGACGAATTTCCCGACCACGGTTTTCAGTTTCAAGTTGTGTTTGAGGACGAATGGCAAAACAAAATAAATGAACTGATGTCGTAA
- a CDS encoding site-specific DNA-methyltransferase translates to MPTLNFKGKTFVQNHHLAVKYHQLVPKAELSLTDKVSLHDNLIVQGDNLKALKALLPTYAGKIKCIYIDPPYNTGNENWVYNDNVNSPMIKEWLGSVVDKEDMTRHDKWLCLMMPRLKLLRELLSEDGAIFISCDDNENYHLRCLLDEIFSADNFVANITVKANPRGRQSDNNVATLHDTLFIYAKNNQFFELDGLPLTQDDIEDFGKQDEDGKMWRELGLRQRGAASLRTDRPDMFFPIFVNPKDCSVSLTKSQTHSVEVLPKKSDGREGRWMWGLDKSKNEVNRVYARLIQRRNEYDIFIKDYLERNDEQRTKKPRSIWIDKDVNTEAGGKLLKQIFPDSKFPYPKPLGLLTKVLQIGTDKNSIILDSFAGSGTTAHAVLELNKEDGGNRKFILVEQEDYANTITAERVRRVIKGVPTAKNENLKKGTGGSFSYFELGETIEMESLLRGQSLPSFTEFARYLFYTATGEEFNEKNIDTKTGFIGESKNYEVYLFYNADIEWLKTNALTLDRCKALPKFKGKQRLVFAPAKYVDDYTLLEHRIDFCQLPYEIYRIQK, encoded by the coding sequence ATGCCAACCCTCAATTTCAAAGGAAAAACATTTGTGCAAAACCACCATTTGGCGGTAAAGTACCACCAATTAGTGCCAAAGGCAGAATTAAGCCTTACAGACAAAGTTTCTCTGCACGATAACTTGATAGTACAAGGCGACAACCTGAAAGCATTAAAAGCACTTTTGCCAACTTATGCGGGAAAAATTAAGTGCATTTATATAGACCCACCTTACAACACAGGAAACGAAAATTGGGTGTACAACGACAACGTAAACAGCCCGATGATTAAAGAATGGTTGGGCAGTGTGGTGGACAAAGAGGATATGACACGCCACGACAAATGGCTTTGCCTGATGATGCCACGCCTAAAACTGTTGCGTGAATTATTGAGCGAGGACGGTGCTATTTTTATATCTTGTGATGATAACGAAAATTATCATTTAAGGTGTCTGCTTGATGAAATTTTTAGTGCAGATAATTTTGTTGCCAACATAACAGTAAAGGCCAATCCAAGAGGACGACAATCAGATAATAATGTTGCAACTCTTCACGACACACTTTTTATCTATGCAAAGAACAATCAGTTTTTTGAATTAGACGGATTGCCTCTTACACAAGATGATATTGAAGATTTTGGCAAACAAGATGAAGATGGTAAAATGTGGCGAGAATTAGGGTTGCGACAACGTGGAGCAGCTTCTTTGCGTACAGACAGACCTGATATGTTTTTTCCAATCTTTGTAAATCCAAAGGATTGTTCGGTAAGTCTCACAAAATCTCAAACCCATTCCGTTGAGGTATTACCTAAAAAATCAGACGGACGAGAAGGTAGATGGATGTGGGGACTTGATAAATCCAAAAATGAAGTAAACAGAGTTTATGCAAGACTAATACAGAGACGAAATGAATACGATATTTTTATCAAAGACTATTTAGAAAGAAATGATGAACAACGAACAAAAAAACCACGTTCAATATGGATTGACAAAGATGTCAATACAGAAGCAGGTGGAAAATTGTTGAAGCAAATCTTTCCAGACAGTAAATTCCCTTATCCTAAACCGTTAGGTTTATTGACAAAGGTTCTGCAAATAGGAACAGATAAAAACTCAATTATCCTGGACAGCTTTGCAGGTTCAGGCACAACGGCACACGCAGTTTTAGAACTCAACAAAGAAGACGGAGGCAATCGTAAATTTATTTTAGTAGAACAGGAAGATTATGCCAATACCATTACAGCCGAAAGAGTTCGCAGGGTTATCAAAGGTGTTCCAACAGCCAAAAACGAAAATCTGAAAAAAGGTACAGGCGGTTCATTCAGCTATTTTGAGTTGGGCGAAACCATAGAAATGGAAAGTTTGTTGAGAGGGCAAAGTTTACCGTCTTTTACCGAGTTTGCACGTTATCTTTTTTATACAGCCACAGGCGAAGAATTTAACGAGAAAAATATTGACACAAAAACAGGCTTTATAGGCGAAAGCAAAAATTATGAAGTATATCTGTTTTACAATGCCGATATTGAATGGTTGAAAACAAATGCTTTGACATTAGACCGTTGCAAAGCACTTCCAAAATTCAAAGGAAAACAGCGTTTAGTTTTTGCACCTGCCAAGTATGTGGACGATTACACATTGCTTGAACACCGTATTGATTTTTGCCAATTACCTTACGAAATTTATAGAATACAGAAGTAA